ACGGAATTTACCAACTCTTTCAAAGACATCAAAGGCGGCCTGGAAACAATGTATCAATTTACGAAATCCGAGGCCACGCCGGATGACATTTTGACGTACATGGAAGGAGAAACCCACACCGTCTTTGAACAAGGGCAAAGCGTATTCGCCCGCAACTGGCCCTACGCCTTCGGACGGATTCAAGGCCAGGAAGACGGGGTGAAGATCAAGGCCGATCAAGTCGGCGTCGCGCCGCTGCCCAACGGCGGTTCCGTCGGCGGATGGCTCTTGGCCATCAACAAAAACTCCAAAAACATCGACGGCGCATGGGAATTCATCAAATTTTTGTCCGGACCGGAAGGGCAAAAGATCATGTCGACCAAAGGCGGATACTTGCCCGGTTACAACGCGTTGTTGACGGATTCCGAAGTGGTCCAGGCCAACACCCTGTTGTCGATGGAAGGTTTCAAAAAAGCTTTGGAAACGACGATCGCCCGTCCCGTTTCTCCGGAGTATTCCAAAGTATCCGATACGATCCAAGTCAATGCCCATAAATATTTAAGCTCGGGCAAAGGGTTGGACGAAGCGGTGCAAGCGATTCAACAGGCGATCGGCCAATAACGGATGCGATGGGCTCTAACTTGTTAGAGCCCTTTTCTCACCGTTTTTTCGAAGGATTTCGTTACCGTTCCGTCATTTCCCAGGAAGGACCCTCATTTTTCGGCGTTCCGGGAAGGCCGCGGGAATCGCTTTCCCTCCCATAATGCCGGGAAGGGGGAGCCGCCGGTTAAAGACGCAGATGAAAATGGACAGCAGGTCGAGGCACGGCTTCCCGGGTTTGTCCCGGCAACGCCATCAGAGGAGCACATGCCGCCCGGAAAAGCCGGCCGATTCATAAATGGATAAGAAAGGGGACATGGGCATGCGGAGGATGGGATGGAAGGGATTTTTGTTTCTTTTGCCCGCGCTGGCGCTGATCGCCGTTTTTTCTTTGTGGCCGGTCCTGCAATCCCTCACCTATACCTTTTTCGACTACCGGTTGAACAACCAGCAAAAATCCGGCCTTTATTTGAGCGAACGGTTCAATGCGGACCTTTTCAATGAGACCGCCTTTTACGTCGGGATGTTTCTCGAGGAAGATCTGCCGTCCATGACCGACGGGGCGGACGTCGAAGAAGCGAAGCGGCTGTTGGCGGATCTGCAGCGGATCAGCGGCCAATATTCGGAAGAAAAAGGCGTAATCCGCATTTCCAAGGAACAGAAGGAAGAGATCGAACAATTCTATAAAGCGGCCAAACCGAAGCTGGAAGAATGGAACCGGAAATACGCCCTGAAAAACGGGGAAAATCTGCCCCTTTTGTTGGATGACATCAAAGACAGCGTCATTCCCTCGAATTTCGTCGGATTGGACAACTATAAAAAGGCCTTCACCGATCCCCGGGTCGGCACGGCGGTGTGGAATACCGTGCTGTTTACGGCCGTTTCCGTGTTTTTCGAATTCCTGTTCGGTCTCGCCTTGGCGCTGATCATGAACAAGGCCTTCATCGGGCAGGGGCCGGTGCGCACCGTTTCCCTGATCCCCTGGGCCATTCCGACCGCCGTGGCGGCGCTGATGTGGGGATATCTTTATGACGGAAGCTTCGGCGTCGTCGCCAAGATTTTTGAGCAGGTCGGACTGATCCAGTCCTCCACCGACTTGTTGCAATCGCCGGGCTGGGCAATGGCGGCAACCATCATCGCGGACGTCTGGAAAACGACGCCTTACATGGCCCTTCTGCTGTTGGCCGGGCTGCAAAACATCTCCCCGAGCCTGTATGAAGCGGCTTCGATCGACGGGGCGAACAAGTGGCAATCCTTCGTCCGGGTCACCCTGCCCCTCTTGAAGCCGTCCATTTTGGTCGCCCTGTTGTTCCGGACGTTGGATGCCTTCCGCGTCTTCGATTTGATCTACGTTTTGACCGGAGGCGGCCCCGGCGGTTCGACGGAGACGCTGTCGGTGTACGCGTATAAAGCGATGTTCGGACAGACGAATTTCGGCTACGGTTCGGTGGTCGTCATGATCATGTTTGCCTGTGTCGCCGCCATCGCCGTCATCTTTGTCAAAATACTTGGAACCAATTTAATGGAGAAAAATTGAGGGGGCGACAGGGATGAACAGAACGATGAAGTTGGCCGGGGTCCTGTTGGTCGCGGTTTTCTTGATCGCCATGCTCTTTCCGTTTTTCTGGATCTTTATCACATCCTTCAAATCCACCGGCGAAATCTACGGGGAGGGCGCCTTCCGCGTGATCCCCCGCGAACCGACCTTGCAAAACTATTTGACCGTCCTGTTTGAAAAGGGGATCTTGAACGCGGTGAAAAACAGTTTCATCGTCGCCGGGACGACGACCGTCTACATCATCGCCGTCGCCACCTTGTGCGCCTACGCGATTTCCCGGTTCGAGTTCCGCGGCAAAAATCTGTTGCTCGGCTTGATCCTGGCCGTATCCATGTTTCCGCAGATGATCGTCACCGGTCCGGTTTACAATCTCTTTCACGATCTGGGGCTGACGAACAGCTACGCCGTCGTCTTGCCCTATTCGACGATCACCTTGCCGACATCGGTGTGGATTTTGGTGACCCATTTCAACCAAATTCCCCTCGCGTTGGAAGAATCGGCGAAGATCGACGGAGCCTCCGCCTTTCAAACGCTGTACAAAATCGTCTTCCCGCTGGCGGCTCCCGGGGTGTTCACGACGGCGATCATCGTGTTTATCGCCGCTTGGAACGAGTTTCTCTTGACGGTCACCTTGAACTCCGATGTGAGATATCATACCGTTCCCGTTGCCATTTCTTTCTTGCGGACCCAATTCGAAATTTTGTGGGGGCAGGTAACGGCGGCGACGACGATCGTAACGATTCCCACCTTGTTGGTTGTCTTGTTTTTCCAAAAACAAATCGTATCCGGGCTCATTTCCGGCAGCGTGAAGGAATGAATCCTTTTCGGCCGGTGCAGTGTTTCCGGATGCAAACGGCAATGGAAAGAATATACGCATTCAGAGGAACCTGACGGTGCCGATCCCGGTCCGTTGAACGGGAACACGGAAAGAATACACGCATTCAGCAAGAACGGGAGTGTCGCATCATGTCTTGGACGATATCGCACCAATCATTGAAAAACGAAGATTTGTTGATGCAGGAAAGCTTGTATTCCTTGGCCAACGGCTATTTGGGGGTGCGGGGCAATTTTGAGGAAGGGTACCCGGCGGATTTCGACACGATCAGGGGCACTTATATCAACGCCTTCCACGATATTGTCGACGTGAAATACGGGGAAAAATTGCCCGCCTTCCCGGAGACCCAACAAAAATTGGCCAATATTATCGATGCCCAGGGTTTGGATATATTCCTCGGGGAAGACATGGAAAAATTTTCCCCGTTTACCGGGGAAATCCTCTCCTATTCCCGGATCCTCCATCTGGATAAGGGCTACACGGAGCGGTCGGTCCGCTGGCGCTCCCCGAAAGGGAAGGTGGTGGACATCCTTTTCCGCCGCCTCGTTTCCTTCCGCCGAAAGGAGCTGTTCGCCATCCAGCTGACGATCCGGCCGGTGAATTTTTTCGGCCAGGTGAAGATCGTCGGCACCGTTGACGGGGATGTGGAGAATTATGTGAGCGAATCCGATCCCCGGGTCGGATCCGGCCACAACAAACTGTTGCAGGTGATCGATAGCGGGATCAAGGAGGACGTCGGCTTCGTCCTGGCGGAAACGAAACGTTCGAAGCTGCAGACGGCCTGTTTGACGAAATACATCGCGGACAACGGCGCCAGGGCGGAACAGGAGGCGGGCCCCAAACGGGTGACGGCGTCCCT
This is a stretch of genomic DNA from Caldibacillus debilis DSM 16016. It encodes these proteins:
- a CDS encoding carbohydrate ABC transporter permease; its protein translation is MRRMGWKGFLFLLPALALIAVFSLWPVLQSLTYTFFDYRLNNQQKSGLYLSERFNADLFNETAFYVGMFLEEDLPSMTDGADVEEAKRLLADLQRISGQYSEEKGVIRISKEQKEEIEQFYKAAKPKLEEWNRKYALKNGENLPLLLDDIKDSVIPSNFVGLDNYKKAFTDPRVGTAVWNTVLFTAVSVFFEFLFGLALALIMNKAFIGQGPVRTVSLIPWAIPTAVAALMWGYLYDGSFGVVAKIFEQVGLIQSSTDLLQSPGWAMAATIIADVWKTTPYMALLLLAGLQNISPSLYEAASIDGANKWQSFVRVTLPLLKPSILVALLFRTLDAFRVFDLIYVLTGGGPGGSTETLSVYAYKAMFGQTNFGYGSVVVMIMFACVAAIAVIFVKILGTNLMEKN
- a CDS encoding carbohydrate ABC transporter permease; amino-acid sequence: MNRTMKLAGVLLVAVFLIAMLFPFFWIFITSFKSTGEIYGEGAFRVIPREPTLQNYLTVLFEKGILNAVKNSFIVAGTTTVYIIAVATLCAYAISRFEFRGKNLLLGLILAVSMFPQMIVTGPVYNLFHDLGLTNSYAVVLPYSTITLPTSVWILVTHFNQIPLALEESAKIDGASAFQTLYKIVFPLAAPGVFTTAIIVFIAAWNEFLLTVTLNSDVRYHTVPVAISFLRTQFEILWGQVTAATTIVTIPTLLVVLFFQKQIVSGLISGSVKE